Proteins encoded together in one Alphaproteobacteria bacterium CG11_big_fil_rev_8_21_14_0_20_39_49 window:
- a CDS encoding 50S ribosomal protein L31, translated as MKQDIHPDYHEIIVKMTNGSTFKTRSTYGKKGDTLQLDIDINTHPAWTGGTAVLNKKAGRVADFNKKFGNISFSTKKQAASANNAESESEK; from the coding sequence ATGAAACAAGACATACATCCCGATTATCACGAGATAATAGTAAAAATGACTAACGGTAGCACTTTCAAGACTCGCTCTACTTACGGTAAAAAAGGTGATACTTTGCAGCTTGATATTGATATAAACACTCACCCTGCATGGACCGGGGGTACGGCTGTTCTTAACAAGAAAGCAGGTCGTGTTGCCGACTTCAATAAGAAATTCGGTAATATTAGCTTCTCTACCAAGAAGCAAGCAGCGAGTGCGAATAATGCCGAAAGCGAATCAGAAAAATAA
- a CDS encoding UDP-N-acetylmuramate--L-alanine ligase: MRLSSKTIKPFLGNGIIHFIGVGGIGMSGICEILHNLGYNVQGSDSANNANVQRLKSLGIKVIIGQKEENVEDVEVIVKSSAIKDTNPEIIAGKERHIPIIQRAEMLAEIMRLKLSVAVAGTHGKTTTTSMVTSMFDAANLDPTVINGGIINRYGTNAHLGEGDWLIAEADESDGTFLKLPATVGIITNIDPEHMEHYGTFDVLKKSFRNFIENLPFYGFGVLCKDHPEVSALATTIKDRKVITYGIETQADVRAENIRIEKGSSTYDVEISDKVKGGARKIKNIHLPMPGQHNVLNSLAAISVAAELEFDNKTILNGFSKFQGIKRRFTKTGEYNGITIIDDYGHHPKEIAVTLKTAQDTVKDTKGNVIAVVQPHRYSRVKDLFSDFCSCFAFADEVIVSDIYEAGETPIEGIDRDALVDGIRKSGHKNVVPLKSKDELPKIIKRDAKSGDVVVCLGAGSISLWANELPGQLKELKPESNGEAISA, translated from the coding sequence ATGAGACTAAGCAGCAAGACCATAAAACCATTTTTAGGAAACGGCATAATTCACTTTATCGGAGTTGGCGGAATAGGCATGAGCGGCATTTGTGAGATATTGCATAATCTCGGCTATAACGTGCAGGGTTCCGATTCTGCCAATAATGCAAACGTGCAAAGATTGAAGTCCCTCGGAATAAAGGTTATAATCGGTCAGAAAGAAGAGAATGTGGAAGATGTCGAGGTTATAGTAAAATCATCGGCGATTAAGGATACCAACCCTGAAATAATAGCCGGCAAGGAAAGGCACATACCCATTATACAGCGTGCCGAGATGCTTGCCGAGATAATGCGTTTGAAGTTATCCGTAGCGGTAGCCGGAACACACGGCAAAACAACCACCACTTCAATGGTAACTTCAATGTTCGATGCCGCCAACCTTGACCCTACCGTTATTAACGGCGGTATTATAAACAGGTATGGTACTAATGCACATTTAGGTGAAGGAGATTGGTTGATTGCCGAGGCTGACGAATCTGACGGTACATTCCTTAAACTACCTGCCACTGTAGGCATTATTACCAATATCGACCCTGAACATATGGAGCATTACGGCACTTTTGATGTTTTGAAAAAGTCTTTCCGCAATTTTATCGAGAATTTACCGTTCTATGGGTTTGGTGTTTTATGTAAGGATCATCCTGAAGTAAGTGCGTTGGCAACTACTATAAAGGACAGGAAGGTAATTACATACGGAATAGAAACGCAGGCCGATGTTAGGGCTGAAAATATCCGCATTGAAAAAGGCAGTAGCACGTATGATGTAGAAATATCCGACAAAGTTAAAGGTGGTGCTAGGAAAATAAAGAACATACACTTGCCTATGCCCGGACAGCACAATGTATTGAACTCACTTGCCGCCATATCTGTCGCTGCCGAGCTTGAGTTTGACAATAAAACTATTTTGAACGGCTTTAGTAAATTTCAGGGAATCAAGAGACGCTTTACCAAAACGGGTGAATATAACGGTATAACTATAATTGATGATTACGGTCATCACCCAAAGGAGATTGCCGTAACTTTAAAAACGGCACAGGATACGGTTAAAGATACTAAAGGTAATGTTATTGCCGTAGTACAGCCACACCGCTATAGCCGTGTGAAAGACCTGTTCAGCGATTTTTGTTCATGTTTTGCGTTTGCTGACGAGGTTATCGTAAGCGATATATATGAAGCAGGCGAAACACCTATAGAGGGCATTGACCGTGACGCACTGGTGGACGGCATAAGGAAATCGGGGCATAAGAACGTGGTTCCGTTAAAGTCTAAAGACGAACTACCGAAAATAATAAAAAGGGACGCTAAATCAGGTGATGTCGTCGTATGTCTTGGTGCGGGCAGCATAAGCTTGTGGGCGAATGAACTTCCCGGTCAGCTTAAGGAGCTAAAGCCGGAATCTAATGGTGAAGCAATATCAGCATAA
- a CDS encoding undecaprenyl-diphosphatase, translated as MDIKIALLALLLGIVEGLTEFIPVSSTGHLILLIDILKFKGPEGRVFEIVIQLGAILAVCWLYRKKLIRVLIGLPKEKEAQKFAFNITLAFLPAAVLGVMFHSFIKEVLFSPTVVSVSLIVGGILILIIEKTAPKPKYDSIEKISFKTALMIGFAQALAMIPGTSRSGATIMGSLLLKVERKTATEFSFFLAIPTMLGATVYDLYKNSDILSFDNLAIIAIGFFAAFFAALLVVRTVINFISTHGFKPFAYYRIVLGTIMLILLHH; from the coding sequence ATGGATATAAAAATAGCATTACTGGCACTGTTATTAGGTATTGTTGAGGGATTAACGGAATTTATTCCCGTGTCATCGACGGGACATCTTATACTGTTAATTGATATCCTTAAATTCAAAGGACCCGAAGGCAGGGTATTTGAAATAGTCATACAGCTTGGAGCTATTCTTGCCGTTTGCTGGCTTTATAGGAAAAAACTTATCAGGGTGCTGATAGGTCTACCCAAGGAAAAAGAGGCTCAAAAATTCGCTTTCAATATTACGCTGGCGTTTTTACCTGCCGCCGTACTTGGAGTTATGTTCCATAGCTTTATTAAGGAAGTTCTGTTCTCGCCCACGGTTGTATCCGTCAGTCTTATTGTCGGCGGGATACTTATTCTGATAATAGAAAAAACCGCCCCGAAACCAAAATATGACTCCATTGAGAAAATATCGTTTAAAACCGCCCTCATGATAGGATTTGCACAAGCACTTGCCATGATTCCCGGAACTTCCCGCTCAGGGGCTACTATAATGGGATCACTGCTTTTAAAGGTGGAGAGGAAGACCGCAACTGAATTCTCATTCTTTTTAGCCATACCTACGATGCTGGGTGCTACGGTATATGACCTGTATAAGAATAGTGATATATTGTCGTTCGATAATTTGGCAATAATTGCGATAGGCTTCTTTGCGGCTTTCTTTGCCGCCCTTTTGGTAGTGAGAACCGTAATAAACTTTATCAGCACTCACGGATTCAAGCCGTTTGCCTATTACAGGATAGTGCTGGGAACCATTATGCTGATATTGCTTCACCATTAG
- a CDS encoding phasin, whose protein sequence is MSNNNNKNPFADFLAGYSTSNPFAAECDWDSVVNAGRQNAKAWSDAAKAASEGIQAIARRQAEVAQKSVEEFSKFFKDASSTKSPEEGIAKQVEFTKCSLESAIKNCNEISEIASKSNKEASDIISKRISNALSEVAANANSSSKKKTSAAA, encoded by the coding sequence ATGTCTAATAATAATAATAAAAATCCATTTGCGGATTTTCTTGCAGGATATTCTACGTCTAATCCGTTTGCTGCGGAGTGTGACTGGGATAGCGTTGTAAATGCAGGTCGTCAAAACGCTAAAGCATGGTCTGACGCTGCTAAAGCTGCTAGCGAAGGAATTCAAGCTATTGCTCGTCGTCAAGCTGAAGTAGCTCAAAAATCAGTTGAAGAATTCTCTAAATTCTTCAAAGATGCTTCATCTACAAAAAGCCCTGAAGAAGGCATTGCTAAACAAGTTGAGTTCACTAAATGCTCTCTTGAATCAGCTATTAAAAATTGTAACGAAATTTCTGAAATAGCTTCTAAGTCAAACAAAGAAGCTTCTGATATCATAAGCAAAAGAATTTCTAATGCTTTATCAGAAGTTGCTGCGAATGCTAACAGCTCTTCTAAGAAAAAAACTTCTGCTGCGGCATAA
- a CDS encoding preprotein translocase subunit Tim44, whose protein sequence is MREGSMSVKKQKLGEFLFDYLYEQGIENAFGIPGDFVLPTVRYLDNSKIKLYTMTHEPSVGFAADCYARSKGLGLAVVTYCVGGLNMLNSIACAYAEKSPVIVISGGPSANDRQKDPMIHHKVRTFDSQRRIYEEVTCANTVLLDTKKAAEEIVRVVQAVKKYSRPGYIEVPFDAVDTEIEIPDNIFQISEAPQSDKDILKACIEEITQIINAAKRPVIIADIELHRHKLTDLASELSKKHNIPIAATLMGKSVVREDNPLYLGVYSGAFSEAHCQEYIDNSDCVILLGAFLSDVLLGFSSQKLSRQKCITLNTEKAYVGLHTYEYLQLKDILKGLLNAKIERRKDFKNPKPVNNFTGLEKNSYDDKIDVESLFNILSTHIKKNDTIVCDTGDALIGAIGIKTATRSHFFADAYYLSMGFAAPAAIGAMVANPASKCFAIIGDGAFQMTGLELSTTAKYKLAPVVIVINNDGYGTQRHIIDGDFNNITMWNYTKTTELINYGKSVKVTTKGGLEEALKEARGYKELYFIEVVVPRDNCSIYLRQMGEAIGKLRNPDKR, encoded by the coding sequence ATGAGGGAGGGAAGTATGTCGGTAAAAAAACAAAAACTAGGCGAGTTCTTATTTGATTACCTTTATGAGCAAGGAATAGAGAATGCTTTTGGCATTCCGGGTGATTTTGTTCTGCCTACAGTCCGTTATCTTGATAACTCCAAAATAAAATTATACACAATGACGCATGAGCCGTCCGTAGGCTTTGCCGCCGATTGCTACGCACGTTCTAAAGGATTAGGGCTTGCGGTAGTAACATACTGCGTGGGCGGGCTGAACATGTTGAACTCAATAGCCTGTGCCTACGCCGAAAAAAGCCCTGTTATAGTAATATCGGGAGGACCTTCCGCCAATGACAGGCAAAAAGACCCGATGATTCACCACAAGGTACGCACTTTTGATTCACAACGCCGTATATATGAAGAGGTAACATGTGCTAATACGGTATTGCTTGATACCAAAAAAGCCGCCGAAGAGATAGTAAGGGTTGTGCAGGCAGTAAAGAAATATAGCCGTCCCGGTTATATTGAAGTACCGTTTGATGCGGTAGACACAGAGATAGAAATCCCCGATAATATTTTCCAAATTTCTGAGGCTCCACAAAGTGATAAGGATATATTAAAAGCCTGCATCGAAGAGATAACCCAAATAATAAACGCTGCCAAACGTCCGGTTATCATTGCCGATATTGAACTACACAGGCACAAACTTACCGATCTTGCCTCCGAGCTATCGAAAAAGCATAACATACCTATTGCTGCAACATTGATGGGAAAAAGCGTTGTACGTGAAGACAACCCCTTATATCTGGGGGTATATAGCGGTGCGTTTTCAGAAGCCCACTGTCAGGAATATATTGATAATTCGGACTGTGTTATATTGCTGGGAGCTTTTTTGTCAGATGTACTGCTTGGTTTTTCATCGCAAAAATTATCCAGACAAAAATGCATAACCCTAAATACCGAAAAAGCATATGTAGGGCTGCATACATATGAGTATTTACAATTAAAGGATATTCTAAAAGGACTTTTAAATGCAAAGATAGAACGCCGTAAGGACTTTAAGAATCCTAAACCTGTAAATAATTTCACCGGTCTTGAAAAAAACTCTTATGACGATAAGATAGATGTTGAGTCTTTGTTTAATATTCTTTCTACTCATATTAAGAAGAACGATACGATAGTATGCGATACGGGTGATGCACTGATAGGTGCTATAGGCATTAAAACAGCCACTCGTAGCCATTTCTTTGCCGATGCCTATTATCTGTCTATGGGGTTTGCGGCTCCTGCTGCGATAGGTGCTATGGTTGCAAATCCTGCCAGTAAATGTTTTGCCATTATCGGGGACGGGGCGTTCCAGATGACCGGTCTTGAGCTTTCAACCACAGCTAAATATAAACTTGCTCCGGTTGTGATAGTTATAAATAATGATGGTTACGGAACGCAGCGTCATATTATAGACGGCGATTTTAACAATATTACCATGTGGAATTACACTAAAACTACCGAGCTGATAAATTACGGTAAGTCGGTCAAAGTAACTACCAAAGGCGGCTTGGAAGAAGCGTTAAAAGAGGCAAGGGGGTATAAAGAGTTATATTTTATCGAGGTAGTTGTGCCGCGTGATAATTGCAGTATTTATCTGCGTCAAATGGGAGAAGCCATCGGCAAGCTAAGAAATCCTGATAAGAGATAG